A single window of Apodemus sylvaticus chromosome 4, mApoSyl1.1, whole genome shotgun sequence DNA harbors:
- the LOC127682224 gene encoding TD and POZ domain-containing protein 2-like has product MSGDMEAKGSTQISVKNICYEWTISNFSFCMDGIQKEIRSPEFSLEDNEEVAWCLRVYPNGVDKESKDYLSVDLGLLSCPVCPVWAKFEFWIINSQGEKCQSRKNPSVVSFWQYQHRGFKEFILRDFLLSHQHLLLPEDQLTICCKVSIAGAIFSMPGQNMTPAIKDPRHVLAEDLGKLWENSIFTDCSLLVGGHEFRAHKAILAARSPVFRAMFEHEMQERLKNLVEIHDLDPQVFQEMMGFIYTWKAPNLNSYSMASGLLAAADRYGLDGLKAMCEDALCRILSVENAANILILADLHSTQWLKTQALDFITDFAYEVSKTSGWKSLVESHPPLVAEAFCSLASAQ; this is encoded by the coding sequence atgtcaggggacatggaagccaagggctccacacagatcagtgtaaaaaacatctgctatgagtggaccattagcaacttctcattttgcatggatggaattcagaaagagattagaagcccagagttctcattagaggacaatgaggaagtggcatggtgtttgagagtatacccaaatggagttgataaagaaagcaaagattacctgtcagttgacctgggattgctcagctgtcccgtgtgcccagtttgggcaaagtttgagttctggatcataaattcccaaggagagaaatgtcaaagtaggaagaaccccagtgttgtaagcttttggcaataccaacacaggggattcaaagagttcatccttcgagatttcctcctctcccatcagcatttacttctccctgaagaccagctcaccatctgctgcaaggtgagcatagcgggagccatcttcagcatgcctggacagaacatgacacctgcaatcaaggatccaaggcatgtgttggcagaagacctagggaagctttgggagaattccatcttcacagactgctccctattggtgggtggccatgaattcagggctcacaaggccatcctagcagctcgctctccagttttcagagccatgtttgaacatgaaatgcaggagagactaaaaaacctcgttgagattcatgacttggatccccaagtcttccaggagatgatgggcttcatctacacatggaaggcaccaaacctcaatagctactccatggcctctggtctgctggcagctgctgacaggtatggcctggacggcttgaaggccatgtgtgaggatgccctctgcaggatcctctctgtggagaatgctgcaaacattctcatcctggctgacctccacagcacacagtggctgaagactcaggccctggatttcattacagattttgcctatgaggtctctaagacctcagggtggaagtcattggtggagtcacatccccccttggtggctgaagccttctgctccctggcttctgcacag